The genomic stretch TTCAACGGTCATCCATTGCCGGTCGACAGCCCCGGTCATCACGACGCACGTTACCTTGTCGTCCCCATCGACATCGCGTGGCTCAAGCAGGGTGCGAACGAGATACGTCTGACGAGCGACACCAAGCACCACGGGATTGAGGTGCTCTACCCGGGTGCGGTGCTGATGCTCAGGATGAAGTAGTTTGCGGCCGCGGCCGCAAAATGGGACAAGGGGTCTACCGCAAGACGGCTAGCAACTCTTCCAGATCGCCGCGTTGCGGATCGTTGGGGTTGCCCTTGAGATACACGTCGAGCCAGCGGCCGGCTTCGCTGGGCAGGCCGACGCGAGCCAGGCAAAGGCCCAGGTCACGCTGGAGGTGTTTTTGCTCCGGCCAGAGCAGCATTTCCAGCTCGAGGATCGCCGCGACATCGTTGTACCGGCTCGCCGCGCCGTAGCTGCCGAGCAGGTTTTGCAGGATGCGCGTGATCCAGTGCCGGTTGCTCACAGGGCGGAGCATGTTGGTGGTGACGGTTTCCTCCGGTCCGAGGATCGAACGGACGCGCTCGGCGGCCTCTTCCTCGCTGAGCACGACGCCACCGAAGAACGGGTCCACCAGCATCGGCCCCTCGTCGGTCGCGACCGACACGACGAAGTGCCCCGGCAACCCGATCCCGTCGACACGCAGTCCGAGCCGGCCGGCAATGTCCTTGTAAACCAGCGACAACAGAATCGGCAGGCCGGTGCGGCGCTTGACGACCTCCGCGATGTCGCTGTTGGCCGGGTTGTAGTAGTCCCGCCCGTCGCCGGCGAAG from Planctomycetota bacterium encodes the following:
- a CDS encoding transglutaminase-like domain-containing protein, which produces MHATEGYFDELIPAPDGSGSDAGFTPVACPPEPFRLMRHWAPMIESPDALLACATAISMQRNPGVSLAKLDRTLNGIANEIRKTVRGPQQQALLAHLHHHLFDTMLFAGDGRDYYNPANSDIAEVVKRRTGLPILLSLVYKDIAGRLGLRVDGIGLPGHFVVSVATDEGPMLVDPFFGGVVLSEEEAAERVRSILGPEETVTTNMLRPVSNRHWITRILQNLLGSYGAASRYNDVAAILELEMLLWPEQKHLQRDLGLCLARVGLPSEAGRWLDVYLKGNPNDPQRGDLEELLAVLR